The following proteins come from a genomic window of Pyxidicoccus sp. MSG2:
- a CDS encoding Rieske 2Fe-2S domain-containing protein, producing the protein MQITFLGHAGFVVETAGAIVVMDPWLTSRGAFDSAWMQLPRNHHLAPLVREKLETPGKERYLYISHEHKDHFDPEFLATVQRRDFTVLVPKFHRSELQDVFAKYGCKRVIACEDAREIPIKGGYIKLFVSEQGTNRDSAVMVRGDNQCFLNLNDCKLHDRMVRIVSEEGPIDVFSAQFSGAIWHPTCYEYAPETYAAISLKKRDSKFEAVARALEQVQPRAYIAAAGPACFLDPTQFHLNFEKVNIFPSATQLFDFMRKRLPDAATAYLEPMPGDVLDVRSLEFVSLSPERVTPENLEQYLRDYAARQEHVFRERRRNMLRAEVDEIHERLRVELQRKLDLLDLHERVGMPLYVELTELPEKLLRVDFKGRRVDVVPEIRESVRYTMKASAADIVRVLDRKLNWEDFLLSFRLRLSRNPDVYEPVLHGFLGVEIEDMREFCEGIRSTEAQRERTVVDVGGKRFSIQRFCPHQGADLSGGWVEEGRYLVCPRHRWQFDMRDGGRCTQNNSSLCAEPAPERESEKAEKPAAPVPEAQARV; encoded by the coding sequence ATGCAGATTACTTTCCTGGGCCACGCCGGCTTCGTCGTGGAGACCGCGGGAGCCATCGTCGTCATGGACCCGTGGCTCACCTCGCGGGGGGCCTTCGATTCGGCGTGGATGCAGCTGCCTCGCAACCACCACCTGGCACCGCTGGTGCGCGAGAAGCTGGAGACCCCGGGCAAGGAGCGGTACCTCTACATCAGCCACGAGCACAAGGACCACTTCGACCCGGAGTTCCTCGCCACGGTGCAGCGGCGGGACTTCACGGTGCTGGTGCCGAAGTTCCACCGCTCGGAGCTGCAGGACGTCTTCGCGAAGTACGGCTGCAAGCGCGTCATCGCCTGCGAGGACGCGCGCGAGATTCCCATCAAGGGCGGCTACATCAAGCTCTTCGTCTCCGAGCAGGGCACCAACCGCGACTCGGCGGTGATGGTGCGCGGGGACAACCAGTGCTTCCTCAACCTCAACGACTGCAAGCTCCATGACCGCATGGTGCGCATCGTCTCGGAGGAGGGGCCCATCGACGTGTTCTCCGCGCAGTTCTCCGGGGCCATCTGGCACCCCACCTGCTACGAGTACGCGCCCGAGACGTACGCGGCCATCTCCCTGAAGAAGCGCGACAGCAAGTTCGAGGCGGTGGCCCGCGCGCTCGAGCAGGTGCAGCCGCGCGCGTACATCGCCGCGGCGGGCCCGGCGTGCTTCCTGGACCCGACGCAGTTCCACCTCAACTTCGAGAAGGTCAACATCTTCCCGAGCGCGACGCAGCTCTTCGACTTCATGCGCAAGCGGCTGCCGGACGCCGCCACGGCCTACCTGGAGCCCATGCCCGGGGACGTGCTGGACGTGCGCTCACTGGAGTTCGTCTCGCTGTCGCCGGAGCGCGTGACGCCGGAGAACCTCGAGCAGTACCTGCGCGACTACGCGGCCAGGCAGGAGCACGTCTTCCGCGAGCGGCGCCGCAACATGCTGCGCGCGGAGGTGGACGAAATCCACGAGCGCCTGCGGGTGGAGCTGCAGCGCAAGCTGGACCTGTTGGACCTGCACGAGCGGGTGGGCATGCCGCTGTACGTGGAGTTGACGGAGCTGCCCGAGAAGCTCCTGCGCGTGGACTTCAAGGGCCGGCGGGTGGACGTGGTGCCGGAGATTCGCGAGTCGGTGCGCTACACCATGAAGGCGAGCGCGGCGGACATCGTGCGCGTGCTGGACCGGAAGCTGAACTGGGAGGACTTCCTCCTGTCCTTCCGGCTGCGTCTCAGCCGCAACCCGGACGTGTACGAGCCCGTGCTCCACGGCTTCCTCGGCGTGGAAATCGAGGACATGCGCGAGTTCTGTGAGGGCATCCGCTCCACGGAGGCGCAGCGCGAGCGCACCGTGGTGGACGTGGGTGGAAAGCGCTTCTCCATCCAGCGGTTCTGCCCGCACCAGGGCGCGGACCTGTCCGGCGGCTGGGTGGAGGAGGGGCGCTACCTGGTGTGCCCGCGGCACCGCTGGCAGTTCGACATGCGGGACGGCGGCCGCTGCACCCAGAACAACTCCAGCCTCTGCGCGGAGCCCGCGCCCGAGCGTGAGTCGGAGAAGGCCGAGAAGCCGGCTGCGCCCGTGCCGGAAGCCCAGGCACGCGTGTAG
- a CDS encoding carbohydrate-binding protein — translation MIRNRFLASTCGALFALAAASACGNPGNEGTNTPGAVQPPAEQPQLPNPTPSEPPVAEPTPEPTPVPTPGEPAPVPTPTPDPVPAPAPDPTPAQPGTDKFGVTMLYPSVAGGEEWFLADNATADKRFDPQQAITRNADGSWKMKSSQVRMGVSTTTGYSAAKIPTYDRDVMASRGYMQAPNDWKNIEMTGFVKLNAVQDTADNFDWYARGGKHNDDNSGCEGSSYKGGLHYDGRARWQKETWHVSYEQAPYQPATSALKGRWVGFKAVMRNTQANGKEAVHLELYVNENADKVTWKKVADMVDAGNWGGDAQHCGGAVGAMPITWGGPIATFRWDNANDVDFKWLSVREIQP, via the coding sequence TTGATCCGGAACCGTTTTCTCGCTTCGACGTGTGGCGCGCTGTTCGCGCTGGCTGCTGCCTCCGCCTGCGGTAACCCTGGCAACGAAGGAACCAATACGCCAGGGGCCGTCCAGCCGCCCGCAGAGCAGCCTCAGCTGCCGAACCCCACTCCGTCCGAGCCCCCGGTGGCCGAGCCGACGCCGGAGCCGACTCCCGTGCCGACTCCGGGGGAGCCCGCGCCCGTCCCGACGCCCACGCCGGATCCGGTCCCCGCTCCGGCCCCCGACCCGACGCCTGCCCAGCCGGGCACGGACAAGTTCGGCGTGACGATGCTCTACCCGAGCGTGGCCGGCGGTGAGGAGTGGTTCCTCGCGGACAACGCCACGGCGGACAAGCGCTTCGACCCGCAGCAGGCGATTACGCGCAACGCGGACGGCTCCTGGAAGATGAAGAGCAGCCAGGTGCGCATGGGCGTCTCCACGACCACGGGCTACAGCGCCGCGAAGATTCCGACGTACGACCGCGACGTGATGGCCAGCCGCGGCTACATGCAGGCCCCGAACGACTGGAAGAACATCGAGATGACGGGCTTCGTGAAGCTCAACGCGGTGCAGGACACCGCGGACAACTTCGACTGGTACGCGCGCGGCGGCAAGCACAACGACGACAACTCCGGCTGCGAGGGCAGCAGCTACAAGGGCGGCCTGCACTACGACGGCCGCGCCCGCTGGCAGAAGGAGACGTGGCACGTCTCCTACGAGCAGGCCCCGTACCAGCCCGCCACCTCGGCGCTCAAGGGCCGCTGGGTGGGCTTCAAGGCGGTGATGCGCAACACCCAGGCCAACGGCAAGGAGGCCGTGCACCTGGAGCTGTACGTCAACGAGAACGCCGACAAGGTCACCTGGAAGAAGGTCGCCGACATGGTGGACGCCGGCAACTGGGGCGGCGACGCCCAGCACTGCGGTGGTGCCGTCGGCGCCATGCCGATTACCTGGGGTGGCCCCATCGCCACGTTCCGCTGGGACAACGCCAACGACGTGGACTTCAAGTGGCTGTCCGTCCGTGAAATCCAGCCGTAG
- a CDS encoding TerC family protein yields the protein MGNLESVGSPALWGGFIAFVIAMLALDLGVFHRKAHVVKFKEALGWSAVWISLALLFNTAVWWKFGAEPGMQFLTGYLIEKSLSVDNIFVFVVIFSALRIPALYQHRVLFWGILSALVLRAIMIFAGVAMLERFHWLIYVFGAFLILTGVKLFLQRNKEEHPEDGWLMRFARRTIPSTSTFDGHHFFTKENARWLATPLFMALLLVEASDVIFALDSIPAIFAVTRDPFIVFTSNIFAILGLRSMFFLLAGAVEKFSYLKVGLSAVLVFVGAKMAAVDFVKIPPALSLGIIATLLGGSIVASLIKNRNAPAAKELPKASEA from the coding sequence ATGGGAAATCTAGAGAGCGTAGGCAGTCCGGCCCTATGGGGCGGCTTCATCGCGTTCGTCATCGCGATGTTGGCGCTGGACCTGGGCGTGTTCCACCGCAAGGCGCACGTGGTGAAGTTCAAGGAGGCGCTGGGGTGGAGCGCGGTGTGGATCAGCCTGGCGCTGCTCTTCAACACGGCCGTGTGGTGGAAGTTCGGCGCCGAGCCGGGCATGCAGTTCCTCACCGGCTACCTCATCGAGAAGTCGCTCTCCGTCGACAACATCTTCGTCTTCGTCGTCATCTTCTCCGCGCTGCGCATCCCCGCGCTCTACCAGCACCGGGTGCTCTTCTGGGGCATCCTCAGCGCGCTGGTGCTGCGCGCCATCATGATCTTCGCGGGCGTGGCGATGCTCGAGCGCTTCCACTGGCTCATCTACGTCTTCGGCGCCTTCCTCATCCTCACGGGCGTGAAGCTCTTCCTCCAGCGCAACAAGGAAGAGCACCCGGAGGACGGCTGGCTGATGCGGTTCGCCCGGCGCACCATCCCCTCCACGAGCACCTTTGACGGGCATCACTTCTTCACGAAGGAGAACGCCCGCTGGCTGGCCACGCCGCTCTTCATGGCGCTGCTGCTGGTGGAGGCGTCGGACGTCATCTTCGCGCTGGACTCCATCCCGGCCATCTTCGCAGTGACAAGAGACCCCTTCATCGTCTTCACGTCGAACATCTTCGCCATCCTCGGCCTGCGCTCCATGTTCTTCCTGCTGGCCGGCGCGGTGGAGAAGTTCAGCTACCTGAAGGTGGGCCTGTCCGCGGTGCTCGTCTTCGTGGGCGCGAAGATGGCCGCGGTGGACTTCGTGAAGATTCCTCCCGCGCTCTCGCTGGGCATCATCGCCACCCTGCTGGGCGGCAGCATCGTCGCGTCGCTCATCAAGAACCGGAATGCCCCGGCCGCGAAGGAGCTGCCCAAGGCGAGCGAGGCCTGA
- a CDS encoding SCP2 sterol-binding domain-containing protein, giving the protein MPKFPSKEWLDEAVRLTNEDPECAVAGKGWKGDFGAVVEAEPGKLAKTFVVHVVPGECRIEKARVLADPDDLDELEPVYLARAPYTVWKQLLKGTLDPVEAVLKRRISMKGDLQPLIERMKYKGIADRVFAKLQTQYIDEP; this is encoded by the coding sequence ATGCCGAAGTTCCCGTCGAAGGAGTGGTTGGACGAGGCCGTCCGGCTCACCAACGAGGACCCCGAGTGCGCCGTGGCCGGCAAGGGCTGGAAGGGCGACTTCGGGGCCGTGGTCGAGGCCGAGCCTGGCAAGCTGGCGAAGACGTTCGTGGTCCACGTCGTCCCCGGCGAATGCCGCATCGAGAAGGCCCGCGTGCTCGCGGATCCGGACGACCTGGACGAGCTGGAGCCCGTCTACCTGGCGCGTGCGCCGTACACCGTGTGGAAGCAGCTGCTGAAGGGCACGCTGGACCCCGTCGAGGCGGTGCTCAAGCGCCGCATCTCCATGAAGGGCGACCTGCAGCCGCTCATCGAGCGCATGAAGTACAAGGGCATCGCCGACCGGGTCTTCGCGAAGCTGCAGACGCAGTACATCGACGAGCCGTGA
- a CDS encoding Hsp70 family protein, with protein MADRPRIVGIDLGTTNTLVASVRNRIPKIVPTDRGNLTLPSVVALSSRGELVVGGVAKDQMVTNPRNTLWGTKRLIGRKYNSKAVEDLKGYFPYDIVEGPNGDAAVMLGGKLYSLPQVSSFVLGQVKTIAEQFLGGPIDAAVISVPAYYNDNQRNAVKEAGRLAGFDVKRIVNEPTAAALAYGFNRGLDQKVLVYDLGGGTFDVSVLHLAGNVFEVLATGGDTFLGGTDFDNRIMEYVLERFREENKVDLTENPIALQRIKNAAEAAKIDLTLIPNVVIDLPFIDERKGKPLDLRIPLTREFLNSLSGDLVDRTFDICDRVLEEKGISRAEIDEIILVGGQSRMPLVQQKIQAHFGKAPRKGVHPDECVALGAALLGDSLGSIDAVTLLDALSMPIGYAMPNGRVKRIIEKNSLIPLVKSFRLPPPKEPGSPFIELDIYQGDSDMLVDNEYLGTVRVPSAAAGRKIDFRLTEECLLQVTVEEASGMRKVDLATRDTPEQLKRALQEASARNPQQGPSSSNASDNGGLLSRIGSIFRRG; from the coding sequence ATGGCGGACAGACCTCGCATCGTCGGGATTGACCTGGGCACCACCAACACGCTGGTGGCCTCCGTGCGCAACCGCATCCCGAAGATAGTCCCCACGGATCGCGGCAACCTCACGCTGCCGTCCGTCGTCGCCCTCTCGTCTCGCGGGGAGCTGGTGGTGGGCGGGGTGGCCAAGGACCAGATGGTCACCAACCCCCGGAACACGCTCTGGGGGACCAAGCGGCTCATCGGCCGAAAGTACAACTCCAAGGCCGTGGAGGACCTGAAGGGGTACTTCCCCTACGACATCGTCGAGGGCCCCAACGGAGACGCGGCGGTGATGCTCGGCGGCAAGCTGTACTCGCTGCCCCAGGTGTCCAGCTTCGTGCTCGGGCAGGTGAAGACCATCGCCGAGCAGTTCCTCGGCGGCCCCATCGACGCGGCGGTCATCTCCGTCCCGGCCTACTACAACGACAACCAGCGCAACGCGGTGAAGGAGGCCGGGCGGCTGGCCGGCTTCGACGTGAAGCGCATCGTCAACGAGCCCACCGCGGCGGCGCTGGCCTACGGCTTCAACCGCGGCCTGGACCAGAAGGTCCTCGTCTATGACCTGGGCGGCGGCACCTTCGACGTGTCCGTGCTCCACCTGGCCGGCAACGTCTTCGAAGTGCTCGCCACCGGCGGCGACACCTTCCTGGGCGGCACGGACTTCGACAACCGCATCATGGAGTACGTGCTGGAGCGCTTCCGCGAGGAGAACAAGGTCGACCTCACGGAGAACCCCATCGCCCTCCAGCGCATCAAGAACGCGGCGGAAGCGGCGAAGATCGACCTGACGCTCATCCCCAACGTCGTCATCGACCTGCCCTTCATCGACGAGCGCAAGGGCAAGCCGTTGGATCTGCGCATCCCCCTGACGCGCGAGTTCCTCAACAGCCTCAGCGGCGACCTGGTGGACCGCACCTTCGACATCTGCGACCGCGTGCTGGAGGAGAAGGGCATCTCCCGCGCGGAGATCGACGAGATCATCCTCGTCGGCGGCCAGAGCCGCATGCCGCTGGTGCAGCAGAAGATCCAGGCGCACTTCGGCAAGGCCCCGCGCAAGGGCGTCCACCCGGACGAGTGCGTGGCGCTGGGCGCGGCGCTCCTGGGCGACTCGCTGGGCAGCATCGACGCGGTGACGCTGCTGGACGCGCTGTCCATGCCGATTGGCTACGCGATGCCCAACGGCCGCGTGAAACGCATCATCGAGAAGAACTCGCTCATCCCCCTGGTGAAGAGCTTCCGCCTGCCTCCGCCCAAGGAGCCGGGCTCGCCCTTCATCGAGCTGGACATCTACCAGGGCGACAGCGACATGCTGGTGGACAACGAGTACCTGGGCACCGTGCGCGTGCCCTCCGCCGCCGCGGGCCGGAAGATCGACTTCCGCCTCACCGAGGAGTGTCTGCTCCAGGTGACGGTGGAAGAGGCCAGCGGGATGCGCAAGGTGGACCTCGCCACGCGGGACACGCCCGAGCAGCTCAAGCGGGCCCTGCAGGAGGCCTCCGCGCGCAACCCGCAGCAGGGGCCCTCGTCGAGCAACGCCAGCGACAATGGGGGGCTCCTGTCGCGAATCGGGAGCATCTTCCGGAGGGGCTAG
- a CDS encoding ATP-dependent helicase, translated as MATRPYTLKVAPAKPSPRIDYAALLNEEQLAAVEAGEGPVLVIAGAGSGKTRTLTFRVARMLERGVPPEGILLLTFTNKAAREMTRRVEELAGSFADVKRILGGTFHHAAHVLLRQHAGVLGFSTHFTVLDREDARDLMVTCIAERKLKSDKRFPRPDLVLDLVSLATNLQQPVSQVLVDRRPQFLPLAPEVLATAARYQQRKAQMHLMDFDDLLLHLKRLLTQHPAIRAQLTERFQCVLVDEYQDTNRLQGDLVDLLAGERKDLTVVGDDCQSIYSFRGADFTNIIGFPERYPGCAVFTLTRNYRSTPEILRLSNASISRNERQFPKELTAARPPGAMPVVVPTRDAAEQAAFVAQRILELRDEGLSLEAMAVLYRAHSHSLELQLELARRGIPFRVRSGVRFFEQSHIKDVLAHLRLVNNPADELAFKRVVRRVPGVGPATTEHLWTTLRALPEGTPLAEGLAHADVRAHLPRKAQKGFQAFSDLMRRLTRPEAARTPGVLIEDVLAGGYAEYLKAEFAAEEQREEDIRQLAEFAARFEDLPRFLSEIALVAEFAAEQALAGDSETDTPDEYLTLSTVHQAKGLEWRAVFVLWLADGRFPLSLASRLPEEEEEERRLFYVAMTRARDELALVYPLTVLPRDGERILLRVSRFIEELPVGEEAPYDRLVLATVEEPPVAPPREAAPDVLPQGPAEPSPGDPDPEP; from the coding sequence ATGGCCACGCGCCCCTACACGCTCAAGGTCGCCCCCGCGAAGCCGTCGCCGCGGATCGACTATGCCGCCCTCCTCAACGAGGAGCAGCTCGCGGCGGTGGAAGCAGGGGAGGGGCCGGTGCTCGTCATCGCCGGCGCGGGCTCCGGCAAGACGCGCACGCTCACCTTCCGCGTGGCCCGCATGCTGGAGCGGGGCGTGCCTCCGGAGGGCATCCTCCTGCTCACCTTCACCAACAAGGCCGCGCGGGAGATGACGCGGCGGGTGGAGGAGCTGGCCGGCTCCTTCGCGGACGTGAAGCGCATCCTCGGAGGCACCTTCCACCACGCCGCGCACGTGCTGCTGCGCCAGCACGCGGGCGTGTTGGGCTTCTCCACCCACTTCACCGTGCTGGACCGCGAGGACGCGCGAGACCTCATGGTGACGTGCATCGCCGAGCGCAAGCTCAAGAGCGACAAGCGCTTCCCCCGCCCCGACCTGGTGCTGGACCTGGTGTCCCTGGCCACCAACCTCCAGCAGCCGGTGTCCCAGGTGCTGGTGGACCGCCGCCCCCAGTTCCTCCCCCTGGCCCCCGAGGTGCTCGCCACCGCCGCGCGCTACCAGCAGCGCAAGGCGCAGATGCACCTGATGGACTTCGATGACCTGCTGCTCCACCTGAAGCGGCTGCTCACCCAGCACCCCGCCATCCGCGCGCAGCTCACCGAGCGCTTCCAATGCGTGCTCGTGGACGAGTACCAGGACACCAACCGGCTCCAGGGCGACCTCGTGGACCTGCTCGCCGGGGAGCGCAAGGACCTCACGGTGGTGGGCGACGACTGCCAGTCCATCTACAGCTTCCGCGGCGCGGACTTCACCAACATCATCGGCTTCCCCGAGCGCTACCCCGGCTGCGCCGTCTTCACCCTCACGCGCAACTACCGCTCCACCCCCGAAATCCTCCGGCTCTCCAACGCGTCCATCTCCCGCAACGAGCGCCAGTTCCCCAAGGAGCTGACGGCGGCGCGTCCCCCGGGCGCCATGCCCGTCGTCGTCCCCACCAGGGACGCCGCCGAGCAGGCCGCCTTCGTGGCCCAGCGCATCCTCGAGCTGCGCGACGAGGGGCTGTCGCTGGAGGCCATGGCCGTCCTCTACCGCGCGCACAGCCACTCGCTGGAGCTGCAGCTGGAGCTGGCCCGCCGCGGCATCCCCTTCCGCGTGCGCTCCGGGGTGCGCTTCTTCGAGCAGTCCCACATCAAGGACGTGCTCGCCCACCTGCGGCTGGTGAACAACCCCGCGGATGAGCTCGCCTTCAAGCGGGTGGTGCGGCGCGTGCCCGGCGTGGGACCCGCGACGACGGAGCACCTGTGGACGACCCTGCGCGCGCTCCCGGAGGGCACGCCCCTGGCGGAGGGGCTGGCCCACGCCGACGTCCGCGCCCACCTGCCACGCAAGGCCCAGAAGGGCTTCCAGGCCTTCTCCGACCTGATGCGTCGACTCACCCGGCCGGAGGCGGCACGCACACCGGGAGTGTTGATTGAAGACGTGCTGGCCGGTGGGTACGCGGAATACCTCAAGGCCGAGTTCGCCGCGGAGGAGCAGCGGGAGGAGGACATCCGCCAGCTCGCGGAGTTCGCCGCCCGCTTCGAGGACCTGCCGCGCTTCCTGTCCGAAATCGCCCTCGTCGCGGAGTTCGCCGCAGAGCAGGCCCTGGCGGGCGACTCGGAAACGGACACCCCGGACGAGTACCTGACGCTGTCCACCGTCCACCAGGCCAAGGGGCTGGAATGGCGGGCCGTCTTCGTCCTCTGGCTGGCGGACGGCCGCTTCCCCCTGTCGCTGGCCTCTCGCCTGCCCGAGGAGGAAGAGGAGGAGCGCCGGCTGTTCTATGTCGCCATGACGCGGGCCCGGGACGAGCTGGCGCTGGTGTACCCCCTGACAGTGCTGCCCCGGGACGGGGAGCGCATCCTCCTGCGCGTCTCCCGCTTCATCGAGGAGCTGCCGGTGGGGGAGGAGGCCCCCTATGATCGGCTCGTCCTGGCCACCGTGGAGGAGCCGCCAGTCGCACCGCCCCGGGAGGCGGCACCCGACGTCCTACCCCAGGGACCGGCCGAGCCCTCGCCGGGCGATCCGGACCCGGAGCCCTGA
- a CDS encoding HEAT repeat domain-containing protein has protein sequence MASLRRALAVLLLATGCIPSPYERAASADTVEAYRTFLREHPTHPDVDAAESRLAELEFEEAKRLHTVIGYKRYLEAYPDAGPSRTAKTLLEGLRFNAAKEAGTVAAWKQFFQEHPDGAQRDEAKRLLAEAEARELASTDDPRKLSDYLKASPDDPRRQEVESRLDGRAFEEASASGATKLFAYLKDFPAGAHREEARVLLLELEVEGLLVSGLVDEAEARVKAHPLGPKLTRFSERLTRARAERAALARPEPLAQAAHVAHYLRDLEDLKRALVAPDALDRWQAAEEMGQHVSVRALDPLLDALRSARNPLVRQYALESLRTVLSALPRPVAEYEVASRLESLRERATSSELYLQVAVLLDLSGNLVQASTEYQRAFDGGAPDPVVLRRWVQIREERKQSFSAAVAARQLALWSLEVANEETVTTEGRIPLGSVRQLCAAAVNARFAAEAIARARASTREFAEDLGEFERRAAEAKRLAEARLADAELILREQSPGARTCSDQDVRERLDGAVKERTAALEAVTTKLPQQVGRLLLELARERDPSPQVRAAAGARLTALKPTP, from the coding sequence ATGGCCTCCCTCCGTCGAGCCCTCGCCGTCCTGTTGCTGGCCACCGGCTGCATCCCCTCGCCCTACGAGCGGGCCGCGAGCGCCGACACGGTGGAGGCGTACCGCACATTCCTTCGCGAGCACCCCACGCACCCGGACGTCGACGCCGCCGAGTCGCGGCTGGCGGAGCTGGAGTTCGAGGAGGCGAAGCGGCTGCACACGGTGATTGGCTACAAGCGCTACCTGGAGGCGTACCCGGACGCCGGGCCGTCTCGCACCGCGAAGACGCTGCTGGAGGGCCTGCGCTTCAACGCCGCGAAGGAGGCCGGCACGGTGGCCGCCTGGAAGCAGTTCTTCCAGGAGCATCCGGACGGCGCGCAGCGCGACGAGGCGAAGCGCCTGCTGGCCGAGGCGGAGGCCCGCGAGCTGGCCAGCACCGACGACCCGCGGAAGCTGTCGGACTACCTGAAGGCCTCGCCGGATGATCCCCGCCGCCAGGAGGTGGAGTCACGGCTGGACGGCCGGGCCTTCGAGGAGGCCAGTGCCTCCGGAGCGACGAAGCTCTTCGCGTACCTCAAGGACTTCCCGGCCGGCGCGCACCGCGAGGAGGCGCGCGTCCTGCTGCTGGAGCTGGAGGTGGAGGGGTTGCTCGTCTCCGGCCTGGTGGACGAAGCCGAGGCGCGCGTGAAGGCGCATCCGCTGGGGCCGAAGCTGACCCGCTTCTCCGAGCGGTTGACGCGGGCCCGCGCCGAGCGCGCCGCCCTGGCGCGCCCCGAGCCGCTGGCCCAGGCCGCGCATGTGGCCCACTACCTGCGCGACCTGGAGGACCTGAAGCGCGCGCTGGTGGCACCGGACGCGCTGGACCGCTGGCAGGCCGCCGAGGAGATGGGCCAGCACGTCTCCGTGCGCGCGTTGGATCCGCTGCTGGACGCGCTGCGCTCCGCGCGCAACCCGCTGGTGCGCCAGTACGCGCTGGAGTCCCTGCGCACCGTGCTCTCCGCGCTGCCGCGCCCGGTGGCGGAATACGAGGTGGCCTCGCGCCTGGAGTCGCTGCGCGAGCGGGCGACGAGCTCGGAGCTGTACCTCCAGGTGGCGGTGCTGCTGGACCTCTCCGGCAACCTCGTCCAGGCGTCCACGGAGTACCAACGTGCCTTCGACGGCGGCGCGCCGGATCCGGTGGTGTTGCGCCGCTGGGTGCAGATCCGCGAGGAGCGCAAGCAGTCCTTCTCCGCGGCGGTGGCGGCGCGGCAGCTCGCGCTGTGGTCGCTGGAGGTCGCGAACGAGGAGACCGTCACGACCGAGGGACGCATCCCCCTGGGCTCGGTGCGGCAGCTCTGCGCGGCGGCCGTCAACGCGCGGTTCGCCGCGGAGGCCATCGCCCGCGCCCGTGCCTCCACCCGCGAGTTCGCCGAGGACCTGGGCGAGTTCGAGCGCAGGGCGGCGGAGGCGAAGCGGCTGGCCGAGGCCCGGCTGGCGGATGCCGAGCTGATCCTCCGCGAGCAGTCGCCCGGGGCTCGCACCTGCTCCGACCAGGACGTGCGCGAGCGGCTGGACGGCGCGGTGAAGGAGCGCACCGCCGCGCTGGAGGCGGTGACCACGAAGCTGCCCCAGCAGGTGGGGCGACTGTTGCTCGAGCTGGCGAGGGAGCGGGATCCATCTCCCCAGGTCCGCGCCGCCGCGGGGGCCCGGCTGACGGCCCTGAAGCCCACGCCCTGA
- a CDS encoding CHAP domain-containing protein — protein MRSVALMGMLAVMATGCATTSAPLEPWLDSYSLRYRSASPPAFPRESLSSPVVAEQPARTPSRATASPARAPTKPVAARAPKSGATKPAVTPIRAAESPRPAPSTGPRETVLATARALVGRSQVVLAGRSYPADCTGLIEGVYAQAGIRFRGTLKPGDNGVTALYRHARAHGRVYTEGRPAPGDLVFFRETYDQNRDGRRNDGLTHVGIVDAVDAAGTVTVIHRVRRGVVRYRMNLARPHLPRDPKTGEVLNDFLRHAGPNREPVLTGQLFASFGSVLPADPVKTKPVPVALR, from the coding sequence ATGAGGTCGGTCGCGCTGATGGGAATGCTCGCGGTGATGGCGACGGGCTGTGCCACCACGAGCGCGCCGCTGGAGCCCTGGCTGGACTCCTACAGCCTGCGCTACCGCTCCGCCTCCCCGCCCGCCTTCCCGCGCGAGTCGCTCTCCAGCCCCGTCGTCGCCGAGCAGCCGGCACGCACGCCCTCGCGAGCAACGGCGTCCCCGGCCAGGGCCCCGACGAAGCCGGTGGCCGCCCGCGCTCCGAAGTCCGGCGCGACGAAGCCCGCCGTTACTCCGATCCGCGCCGCGGAGTCACCGCGCCCTGCCCCGTCTACAGGTCCCCGCGAGACGGTGCTCGCCACGGCTCGCGCGCTGGTGGGCAGGTCGCAGGTGGTCCTCGCCGGGCGCAGCTACCCCGCCGACTGCACCGGCCTCATCGAGGGCGTCTATGCCCAGGCCGGCATCCGCTTCCGTGGCACGCTCAAGCCCGGCGACAACGGCGTCACCGCCCTCTACCGCCACGCCCGCGCACACGGCCGCGTGTACACGGAGGGCCGGCCCGCGCCCGGAGACCTCGTGTTCTTCCGCGAGACGTATGACCAGAACCGGGATGGCCGCCGCAACGACGGGCTCACCCACGTGGGAATCGTGGACGCCGTGGACGCCGCCGGCACCGTCACCGTCATCCACCGCGTGCGCCGGGGCGTCGTGCGCTACCGCATGAACCTCGCCCGCCCCCACCTGCCGAGAGATCCGAAGACGGGCGAGGTGCTCAACGACTTCCTGCGCCACGCCGGCCCCAACCGGGAGCCCGTGCTCACCGGCCAGCTCTTCGCGTCCTTCGGCAGCGTGCTGCCCGCGGACCCCGTCAAGACGAAGCCGGTGCCGGTGGCGCTCCGCTGA